One Brassica napus cultivar Da-Ae chromosome C4, Da-Ae, whole genome shotgun sequence genomic region harbors:
- the LOC106399845 gene encoding putative F-box protein At2g19630 isoform X1: protein MFGFPSLSLNSLFVLKSIKKVIRIPNMDLCNNHALSPRKNYTNSSESVSAMKPRRQNVGVGLTISRRVTRSMTKLQPNSFPIPDELVFEIFSRLPSKTIARCRCACKLWSSMLRRQDFTDSFLTKSCARPQLLFACEDDSKYIFFSSPQPENPEENSYVVASNHLARFPSSYSLFGCTYGFLCFGANMMLNCDSDEMIWNPSTGQSLTLPRLNSRLRVGVDSYLGYDPVAKQLKVLSMNRSVASGELFSVEHQVLTLGTKNLSWRLVECCVPHFSCRKWICIGGVLYYTASVNSSSFSSMVVCFDLRSEKFRFVNFMETFSRAMDESTTLVNYDGRLVLLMSEDSSNVTRSSKSFDLWVLQDDEWSKHVYVLPPSWKDVVTEIMCISGMVGTSEIVLSPRFQYVPSYVMYYNVESKTIRKVGIQGLEAFQGSRFYTYLNYVENVKFL, encoded by the coding sequence ATGTTTGGGTTTCCTAGCTTGTCTCTTAATTCACTTTTTGTGCTTAAAAGCATTAAAAAAGTAATAAGAATCCCTAATATGGATCTTtgcaataatcatgctcttagtccAAGAAAAAATTATACGAACTCTTCCGAATCTGTCTCCGCCATGAAACCACGGCGGCAGAACGTCGGTGTTGGTCTAACCATTTCTCGACGCGTTACACGATCGATGACCAAACTTCAACCAAACTCATTCCCGATCCCAGATGAACTCGTTTTCGAAATATTCTCGAGGTTGCCGTCAAAGACCATAGCTAGATGTCGTTGCGCATGCAAGCTCTGGTCCTCCATGCTTCGCCGTCAAGACTTCACAGACTCTTTCTTGACCAAATCTTGCGCTCGCCCCCAGCTTCTATTTGCATGCGAAGATGACAGCAAGTACATCTTCTTCTCGTCGCCTCAGCCTGAAAATCCGGAAGAGAACTCGTATGTTGTAGCATCCAATCACCTCGCGCGTTTCCCAAGCTCCTATAGCTTATTTGGTTGTACTTATGGCTTCTTGTGTTTTGGAGCTAACATGATGTTGAATTGTGATTCTGATGAGATGATATGGAACCCTAGCACAGGACAGTCATTGACCTTACCAAGACTGAACTCGAGGTTGAGGGTTGGAGTGGACAGCTATCTTGGATATGACCCTGTTGCGAAACAGCTAAAGGTATTATCAATGAACCGTTCGGTTGCAAGTGGTGAACTGTTCTCTGTGGAGCACCAAGTTCTGACATTAGGAACCAAGAACTTGTCATGGAGGTTGGTGGAGTGCTGCGTACCACATTTTTCTTGTCGTAAGTGGATTTGCATCGGAGGTGTTCTTTACTACACAGCTTCAGTCAACAGTTCGTCCTTCAGTTCCATGGTGGTTTGTTTTGATTTGAGGTCTGAGAAGTTCCGCTTTGTGAATTTCATGGAAACTTTCAGTAGAGCAATGGATGAATCAACAACTCTGGTGAACTACGATGGCAGACTAGTTTTGCTTATGTCGGAAGATTCTAGTAATGTTACTCGATCAAGTAAAAGCTTTGATCTGTGGGTTCTACAAGACGATGAATGGTCCAAGCATGTATATGTATTACCACCTTCGTGGAAAGATGTGGTTACAGAGATCATGTGTATTTCTGGAATGGTTGGTACCAGTGAGATCGTCTTGTCCCCACGCTTCCAGTACGTGCCTTCCTATGTCATGTACTACAATGTCGAGAGCAAGACGATCAGAAAAGTAGGAATCCAAGGACTGGAAGCATTTCAGGGTAGCCGTTTCTACACCTATCTCAACTATGTTGAGAATGTGAAGTTTCTTTAA